A single window of Corythoichthys intestinalis isolate RoL2023-P3 chromosome 21, ASM3026506v1, whole genome shotgun sequence DNA harbors:
- the mta3 gene encoding metastasis-associated protein MTA3 isoform X3, whose product MAANMYRVGDYVFFENSSSNPYLIRRIEELNKTASGNVEAKVVCFYRRRDISHSLIQLADKHAKELEEEKENPPETELTDKQKHQLRHRELFLSRQYESLPATHIRGKCSVALLNETEAVLSYLDKEDTFFYSLVYDPTQKTLLADKGEIRVGPRFQADVPDMLPEAGQADDRDQAKLEEKLWDPDCPLTNKQIDQFLVVARAVGTFARALDCSSSVRQPSLHMSAAAASRDITLFDAMDTLHLHNYDLSSALSVLVPAGGPVLCRDEMEEWSASEAAMFEEALEKYGKDFNDIRQDFLPWKSLSSIIEYYYMWKTTDRYVQQKRLKAAEAESKLKQVYIPTYNKPNPNQISLTNGKMATVNGAGPGTFHAAGGGRACESCYTMQSAQWYSWGPPNMQCRLCVSCWMYWKKYGGLKMPSRAEAPEERTSPSPAANEPRSRSHAPRQSNHIPMRNSGSPKSSMKTKQAFLLQATRLTKLARHMCRDVIRLRRAARRPFVPINCGAIKAEYITRASEGHGTRLPKIRAAQRSTLTSVVQFLESRPASQAPRSHRTAGLQTPPPRRLLSSLPHGPHGMLGKRSFHHHNRGAESDRRPENPGTTGGALMHNGRSSGSGSTRGGVMIRKRRPNWIDAPDDSFFLVTRETR is encoded by the exons ATGGCGGCCAACATGTACCGGGTCGGAG ATTATGTGTTTTTCGAGAACTCCTCCAGCAACCCTTACCTGATCCGGCGAATAGAAGAGCTTAACAAG ACGGCCAGCGGCAATGTGGAGGCCAAGGTAGTGTGCTTCTACAGAAGGAGGGACATTTCGCACAGCCTCATCCAGCTAGCAGACAAACATGCAA AAGAGCTGGAGGAGGAGAAGGAGAACCCCCCGGAGACGGAGCTCACAGACAAACAGAAGCACCAGCTTCGCCACAGAGAACTCTTCCTCTCGCGCCAGTATGAGAGCCTACCCGCCACGCACATCAG GGGAAAGTGCAGCGTGGCGTTACTCAATGAGACTGAAGCAGTTCTTTCATACCTCGACAAGGAG GATACTTTCTTCTACTCTCTGGTGTACGACCCGACACAGAAGACCCTACTGGCCGACAAAGGCGAGATCCGAGTGGGGCCACGCTTCCAGGCTGACGTGCCGGACATGCTTCCGGAGG CTGGCCAAGCAGACGACAGGGACCAGGCCAAACTGGAGGAGAAACTCTGGGATCCTGACTGTCCGCTCACTAACAAACAGATCGACCAGTTTTTGGTGGTGGCGCG GGCGGTCGGCACCTTTGCCCGGGCGCTGGACTGCAGCAGCTCAGTCCGACAGCCAAGTTTACACATGAGCGCGGCGGCAGCGTCGCGTGACATCACACTG TTCGACGCTATGGACACGCTGCACCTTCACAACTACGACCTGTCGAGCGCGCTGAGCGTGCTGGTGCCGGCGGGCGGGCCTGTTCTCTGCCGAGACGAGATGGAGGAGTGGAGCGCCTCAGAAGCGGCCATGTTTGAGGAGGCGCTAGAGAAGTACGGCAAGGACTTCAACGACATCCGACAAGATTTT CTACCCTGGAAATCTCTGAGCAGTATCATAGAGTACTATTACATGTGGAAGACCACGGACAGATACGTGCAACAG AAGAGGCTGAAGGCAGCTGAGGCCGAGAGCAAGCTGAAGCAAGTTTATATTCCTACATA CAATAAGCCCAACCCCAACCAGATCTCGCTGACCAATGGCAAGATGGCAACCGTCAATGGCGCTGGACCTGGAACCTTCCACGCGGCGGGCGGGGGCCGAGCCTGCGAGAGCTGCTACA CGATGCAGTCGGCCCAGTGGTACTCGTGGGGGCCCCCCAACATGCAGTGCCGTCTGTGCGTGTCCTGCTGGATGTACTGGAAGAAGTACGGCGGTCTGAAGATGCCGAGTCGAGCCGAGGCGCCCGAAGAGAGGACCTCCCCAAGCCCAGCCGCTAAC GAGCCACGTTCGCGTAGCCACGCCCCACGCCAGTCTAACCACATTCCCATGCGCAACAGCGGCAGCCCTAAGTCGTCCATGAAGACCAAGCAGGCCTTCCTGCTGCAGGCTACGCGCCTCACTAAACTGGCGCGCCACATGTGCCGCGACGTCATCAGGCTGCGCCGTGCCGCGCGCCGCCCCTTTGTACCTATTAACTGCGGCGCCATAAAAGCAGAGT ATATCACAAGGGCGTCTGAAGGTCACGGGACACGCCTCCCCAAGATCCGAGCGGCGCAACGGAGCACTTTGACCAGCGTGGTGCAGTTCCTCG AGTCTCGTCCGGCGTCCCAGGCCCCGCGTTCGCACCGCACGGCCGGCCTGCAGACACCGCCGCCGCGTCGACTCCTGTCCTCGCTGCCGCACGGGCCCCATGGCATGCTGGGAAAGCGAAGCTTTCATCATCACAATAGAGGAGCGGAGTCTGACAGGCGCCCAG AGAATCCGGGAACCACAGGTGGCGCTCTAATG CATAACGGACGCAGCAGCGGCAGCGGAAGCACCCGCGGAGGCGTGATGATCCGCAAGAGACGCCCCAACTGGATCGACGCCCCTGACGACAGCTTTTTCCTCGTCACCCGGGAGACCAGGTAA
- the mta3 gene encoding metastasis-associated protein MTA3 isoform X2, translating into MAANMYRVGDYVFFENSSSNPYLIRRIEELNKTASGNVEAKVVCFYRRRDISHSLIQLADKHAKELEEEKENPPETELTDKQKHQLRHRELFLSRQYESLPATHIRGKCSVALLNETEAVLSYLDKEDTFFYSLVYDPTQKTLLADKGEIRVGPRFQADVPDMLPEAGQADDRDQAKLEEKLWDPDCPLTNKQIDQFLVVARAVGTFARALDCSSSVRQPSLHMSAAAASRDITLFDAMDTLHLHNYDLSSALSVLVPAGGPVLCRDEMEEWSASEAAMFEEALEKYGKDFNDIRQDFLPWKSLSSIIEYYYMWKTTDRYVQQKRLKAAEAESKLKQVYIPTYNKPNPNQISLTNGKMATVNGAGPGTFHAAGGGRACESCYTMQSAQWYSWGPPNMQCRLCVSCWMYWKKYGGLKMPSRAEAPEERTSPSPAANEPRSRSHAPRQSNHIPMRNSGSPKSSMKTKQAFLLQATRLTKLARHMCRDVIRLRRAARRPFVPINCGAIKAEYITRASEGHGTRLPKIRAAQRSTLTSVVQFLESRPASQAPRSHRTAGLQTPPPRRLLSSLPHGPHGMLGKRSFHHHNRGAESDRRPENPGTTGGALMHNGRSSGSGSTRGGVMIRKRRPNWIDAPDDSFFLVTRETSVVNNAVRHNPERWE; encoded by the exons ATGGCGGCCAACATGTACCGGGTCGGAG ATTATGTGTTTTTCGAGAACTCCTCCAGCAACCCTTACCTGATCCGGCGAATAGAAGAGCTTAACAAG ACGGCCAGCGGCAATGTGGAGGCCAAGGTAGTGTGCTTCTACAGAAGGAGGGACATTTCGCACAGCCTCATCCAGCTAGCAGACAAACATGCAA AAGAGCTGGAGGAGGAGAAGGAGAACCCCCCGGAGACGGAGCTCACAGACAAACAGAAGCACCAGCTTCGCCACAGAGAACTCTTCCTCTCGCGCCAGTATGAGAGCCTACCCGCCACGCACATCAG GGGAAAGTGCAGCGTGGCGTTACTCAATGAGACTGAAGCAGTTCTTTCATACCTCGACAAGGAG GATACTTTCTTCTACTCTCTGGTGTACGACCCGACACAGAAGACCCTACTGGCCGACAAAGGCGAGATCCGAGTGGGGCCACGCTTCCAGGCTGACGTGCCGGACATGCTTCCGGAGG CTGGCCAAGCAGACGACAGGGACCAGGCCAAACTGGAGGAGAAACTCTGGGATCCTGACTGTCCGCTCACTAACAAACAGATCGACCAGTTTTTGGTGGTGGCGCG GGCGGTCGGCACCTTTGCCCGGGCGCTGGACTGCAGCAGCTCAGTCCGACAGCCAAGTTTACACATGAGCGCGGCGGCAGCGTCGCGTGACATCACACTG TTCGACGCTATGGACACGCTGCACCTTCACAACTACGACCTGTCGAGCGCGCTGAGCGTGCTGGTGCCGGCGGGCGGGCCTGTTCTCTGCCGAGACGAGATGGAGGAGTGGAGCGCCTCAGAAGCGGCCATGTTTGAGGAGGCGCTAGAGAAGTACGGCAAGGACTTCAACGACATCCGACAAGATTTT CTACCCTGGAAATCTCTGAGCAGTATCATAGAGTACTATTACATGTGGAAGACCACGGACAGATACGTGCAACAG AAGAGGCTGAAGGCAGCTGAGGCCGAGAGCAAGCTGAAGCAAGTTTATATTCCTACATA CAATAAGCCCAACCCCAACCAGATCTCGCTGACCAATGGCAAGATGGCAACCGTCAATGGCGCTGGACCTGGAACCTTCCACGCGGCGGGCGGGGGCCGAGCCTGCGAGAGCTGCTACA CGATGCAGTCGGCCCAGTGGTACTCGTGGGGGCCCCCCAACATGCAGTGCCGTCTGTGCGTGTCCTGCTGGATGTACTGGAAGAAGTACGGCGGTCTGAAGATGCCGAGTCGAGCCGAGGCGCCCGAAGAGAGGACCTCCCCAAGCCCAGCCGCTAAC GAGCCACGTTCGCGTAGCCACGCCCCACGCCAGTCTAACCACATTCCCATGCGCAACAGCGGCAGCCCTAAGTCGTCCATGAAGACCAAGCAGGCCTTCCTGCTGCAGGCTACGCGCCTCACTAAACTGGCGCGCCACATGTGCCGCGACGTCATCAGGCTGCGCCGTGCCGCGCGCCGCCCCTTTGTACCTATTAACTGCGGCGCCATAAAAGCAGAGT ATATCACAAGGGCGTCTGAAGGTCACGGGACACGCCTCCCCAAGATCCGAGCGGCGCAACGGAGCACTTTGACCAGCGTGGTGCAGTTCCTCG AGTCTCGTCCGGCGTCCCAGGCCCCGCGTTCGCACCGCACGGCCGGCCTGCAGACACCGCCGCCGCGTCGACTCCTGTCCTCGCTGCCGCACGGGCCCCATGGCATGCTGGGAAAGCGAAGCTTTCATCATCACAATAGAGGAGCGGAGTCTGACAGGCGCCCAG AGAATCCGGGAACCACAGGTGGCGCTCTAATG CATAACGGACGCAGCAGCGGCAGCGGAAGCACCCGCGGAGGCGTGATGATCCGCAAGAGACGCCCCAACTGGATCGACGCCCCTGACGACAGCTTTTTCCTCGTCACCCGGGAGACCAG
- the mta3 gene encoding metastasis-associated protein MTA3 isoform X1: MAANMYRVGDYVFFENSSSNPYLIRRIEELNKTASGNVEAKVVCFYRRRDISHSLIQLADKHAKELEEEKENPPETELTDKQKHQLRHRELFLSRQYESLPATHIRGKCSVALLNETEAVLSYLDKEDTFFYSLVYDPTQKTLLADKGEIRVGPRFQADVPDMLPEAGQADDRDQAKLEEKLWDPDCPLTNKQIDQFLVVARAVGTFARALDCSSSVRQPSLHMSAAAASRDITLFDAMDTLHLHNYDLSSALSVLVPAGGPVLCRDEMEEWSASEAAMFEEALEKYGKDFNDIRQDFLPWKSLSSIIEYYYMWKTTDRYVQQKRLKAAEAESKLKQVYIPTYNKPNPNQISLTNGKMATVNGAGPGTFHAAGGGRACESCYTMQSAQWYSWGPPNMQCRLCVSCWMYWKKYGGLKMPSRAEAPEERTSPSPAANEPRSRSHAPRQSNHIPMRNSGSPKSSMKTKQAFLLQATRLTKLARHMCRDVIRLRRAARRPFVPINCGAIKAEYITRASEGHGTRLPKIRAAQRSTLTSVVQFLESRPASQAPRSHRTAGLQTPPPRRLLSSLPHGPHGMLGKRSFHHHNRGAESDRRPENPGTTGGALMHNGRSSGSGSTRGGVMIRKRRPNWIDAPDDSFFLVTRETRRARRLLSRSQLRHACRQPCEQITLRRASQAPPPQGLVLGPPHPHPSLRMRGPIVIHD, translated from the exons ATGGCGGCCAACATGTACCGGGTCGGAG ATTATGTGTTTTTCGAGAACTCCTCCAGCAACCCTTACCTGATCCGGCGAATAGAAGAGCTTAACAAG ACGGCCAGCGGCAATGTGGAGGCCAAGGTAGTGTGCTTCTACAGAAGGAGGGACATTTCGCACAGCCTCATCCAGCTAGCAGACAAACATGCAA AAGAGCTGGAGGAGGAGAAGGAGAACCCCCCGGAGACGGAGCTCACAGACAAACAGAAGCACCAGCTTCGCCACAGAGAACTCTTCCTCTCGCGCCAGTATGAGAGCCTACCCGCCACGCACATCAG GGGAAAGTGCAGCGTGGCGTTACTCAATGAGACTGAAGCAGTTCTTTCATACCTCGACAAGGAG GATACTTTCTTCTACTCTCTGGTGTACGACCCGACACAGAAGACCCTACTGGCCGACAAAGGCGAGATCCGAGTGGGGCCACGCTTCCAGGCTGACGTGCCGGACATGCTTCCGGAGG CTGGCCAAGCAGACGACAGGGACCAGGCCAAACTGGAGGAGAAACTCTGGGATCCTGACTGTCCGCTCACTAACAAACAGATCGACCAGTTTTTGGTGGTGGCGCG GGCGGTCGGCACCTTTGCCCGGGCGCTGGACTGCAGCAGCTCAGTCCGACAGCCAAGTTTACACATGAGCGCGGCGGCAGCGTCGCGTGACATCACACTG TTCGACGCTATGGACACGCTGCACCTTCACAACTACGACCTGTCGAGCGCGCTGAGCGTGCTGGTGCCGGCGGGCGGGCCTGTTCTCTGCCGAGACGAGATGGAGGAGTGGAGCGCCTCAGAAGCGGCCATGTTTGAGGAGGCGCTAGAGAAGTACGGCAAGGACTTCAACGACATCCGACAAGATTTT CTACCCTGGAAATCTCTGAGCAGTATCATAGAGTACTATTACATGTGGAAGACCACGGACAGATACGTGCAACAG AAGAGGCTGAAGGCAGCTGAGGCCGAGAGCAAGCTGAAGCAAGTTTATATTCCTACATA CAATAAGCCCAACCCCAACCAGATCTCGCTGACCAATGGCAAGATGGCAACCGTCAATGGCGCTGGACCTGGAACCTTCCACGCGGCGGGCGGGGGCCGAGCCTGCGAGAGCTGCTACA CGATGCAGTCGGCCCAGTGGTACTCGTGGGGGCCCCCCAACATGCAGTGCCGTCTGTGCGTGTCCTGCTGGATGTACTGGAAGAAGTACGGCGGTCTGAAGATGCCGAGTCGAGCCGAGGCGCCCGAAGAGAGGACCTCCCCAAGCCCAGCCGCTAAC GAGCCACGTTCGCGTAGCCACGCCCCACGCCAGTCTAACCACATTCCCATGCGCAACAGCGGCAGCCCTAAGTCGTCCATGAAGACCAAGCAGGCCTTCCTGCTGCAGGCTACGCGCCTCACTAAACTGGCGCGCCACATGTGCCGCGACGTCATCAGGCTGCGCCGTGCCGCGCGCCGCCCCTTTGTACCTATTAACTGCGGCGCCATAAAAGCAGAGT ATATCACAAGGGCGTCTGAAGGTCACGGGACACGCCTCCCCAAGATCCGAGCGGCGCAACGGAGCACTTTGACCAGCGTGGTGCAGTTCCTCG AGTCTCGTCCGGCGTCCCAGGCCCCGCGTTCGCACCGCACGGCCGGCCTGCAGACACCGCCGCCGCGTCGACTCCTGTCCTCGCTGCCGCACGGGCCCCATGGCATGCTGGGAAAGCGAAGCTTTCATCATCACAATAGAGGAGCGGAGTCTGACAGGCGCCCAG AGAATCCGGGAACCACAGGTGGCGCTCTAATG CATAACGGACGCAGCAGCGGCAGCGGAAGCACCCGCGGAGGCGTGATGATCCGCAAGAGACGCCCCAACTGGATCGACGCCCCTGACGACAGCTTTTTCCTCGTCACCCGGGAGACCAG